atatattaaaaataaattgatatgtTTATTAAAGCAACCCATCAAAAggttttcattaaaaatacgGTTCAGTAGTTTAAAAAGTGTACGTAAAAGATAAGTGGATCTAGGTTACTAAACTCATGAATCGAATGTGACCTATggaaataaacctttttatcattttcttaaaaattttgacatttaattaattctcatGTTTCTttgttaatataattttttatacattttcTCTTTGTCACTAGCACATTTACCCaccgtaaaaaaaataattcagggCCGTGTATCAGTCAgaaatcgtttttttttcaaatagagtacacaataaaaaagaaaaaagaggaaatttAATTGGAGTTGGAGACCTGATTGAAACCAAGAGAATTTTCCTCGAGATTGGAGACAGGATcagttttcttttccttggATTTTTGAGCGGCACGAGGGGGGCGCGGTTAAAATATACCGGGTCGGGTTGAGGCCGAAGACCCGGAGAAAAAGCGGATTTTCTCGGCATTTGGAGCCCGATTAAAGGCGATCCGCATCTTGGACCCTGATCCGCCATGCACACATTCCGTATCACCTCACCACGTcctcagtaaaaaaaaaaaagaagaaccGAAAATTCACCcaggctttcctttttcttttttaccgcTTTCTTTTCACCCTTTTGGTTCTTTGGCAATTTTTACCGCGTCTTTTCACCCCTTTGGTGTCTGGGCATTGCTGCTGTGCTGTGTCCGGTTTGATTCCATGATGgacagtaaaaaaatttttttgaccCAAGTCACCCAGATCAAACACAGCTcaagagttaaaaaaaaaatggtcagTTTGGACCACCGTGACAGGCTCTCATTTTCCAAACATAAACAGTCCACTTGAAATACATGGATTTATTCTGAGTTTATGCAGGGATGGGAATGCTGTTTTGTTGTAAATTttctaggaaaaaaaaccaaacaacaatttgcaaaaaaaataataattggtgaatATAactcttagcgatctaaaaacaaagtctaaaaaataaacaatgataaaaaaatttggcttataaacataaacataagcgaaaagatgagagtggATAACTATAGCATATTGCAACTCGACTACTGTTTGTGACATTTTCCTAAAACTGATGTGATATTCATATGCCATATGGATTCTTCTAGTTGAAAGCACACCCTACCTACGTGCACGAACACATGCAAATGAATTTCATATGATAATGCAATTCTTTTGTACCacaaaattgtttttgtttattcCAACTTTCCAAGTGGTCTTCTCCTAGTATAGTCCTTGGCGCAGGTCAGGGATAGATTTTCTAGCCACATATAGCCATCACTGAGATTTTACACAAAAAAACTATGGTCCTTTTCAGAATCTGACTAAAAGGTAAGAAGCAATAGTCCAATATGCATTTCTGTTGAATTTAATCACAAGTGACACCAAGTTTATTCATTATCTTCCACCTGTATTCCTTGCAATGATACCGTATTAATACGGATGCATCAAACATGGTAGACCAAACCAGAAAAGAAGGCAGCAGGCTAGCAGCTTGACAGCTGCAAGCCAACCCACTATTCAATGCTGGTCCACATGGCACTTGTCAAGACCATACTTTCTCTCAAATCAAAACTCAGAAAGAGAGACCCCccaagttttcttttttcccttctctctctgaagtctgaacctCTCAGGAGAAGAAATACTCTGTTGCAGACATAAGAAAATGGAAAGAGATAACCAAAGCTAAAAAGCTAGAGCTTGTCCTATCCCACTACCAACCACTTACCTGGGTCTGACGTGTCATGGCCTGGATATAAACACCTTTTGTGTTATTCTAAGCCAATCACCCAGCCATGCTCCCATTTGGCCTCCCCAGATTTGCAAAACTATTCTTTGGTGATCTTATCAAACTCCCCTCCCTTTTGAACACCCAACAAACACAGCTTTTGCGTTATTCTAACCCATCACCAATCCCTCCTTTTACTGGACAATCAGCTTTTGTTAACAATACCACCAAAATCCCACTTTTCCTCCACTTGATAATGGTGGTGGCCAAATGCAATGCTTTGTGTTTTAATCAAGGTTATCAGGGAGCACTAGGCATATTTAAGATGTAATTGGCAAGGAAAGGCATCAGACATGGTAGGTAATGAAATGGAATTGGAGGGGAGCCAGGATGACCTACCGTGCAGGCCACTACCACTCGGAAAAAGGTGTCAACGAACAAATTCCGAGACACTGCCCAGGAAATGAATGGTGCCTGAATTGATCACTAAGTGCAGTGGAACACATAGTTGGCATATCATTGCAAGATCTCCACAGGTGTGGTAACATTCCGTAATTCAAGAGGTGACAGATGGTAGTAAGATGCAAATCATAATCCTGCCACCCCCACCCTACTCTAAAGTATACTGGCCTTGATTGGATGGGTACAAGTAAACTCATACAATAAATCAAGCTTGAAGATACCCCCTGAAGTGATTGCTGCCGCACAACTGTCCGGTTCATTCATCTGGCTCAACGACAAAAGGGGATCAGCGCTTTCTTTTTGAGACAGCTGGGATAGATGATGGATCCTGTGACAGTATGCAATCGGTTAATAGGTGTTCTTTAGACGGTGAAGTGAAAAAGACAGTGAAAGCCATCTCTGGCTGACTTACATCTAGATAGGTATTCAATCAGTCGCCTGTCAAGGTTGAAGTGCTGGCACAGAAGTTTCTGTAAGAAAAGAATTAAGCACAATATTTAAAATCCCTCACAAAAGCAATACCACAAAATTGGACCACATCAGCAGTACTTGATAACAGTCAATTTTTCACACTTCGATTATTGAGGACGACTCAATAGCTAACTGAAGTTTCAGGATTCTATCATTGGTGGCTTCAATATACTTGTCACGTCAGTTCTCAGTATTTTGATTGAAGTACAGTGCCAGGTAGCCAACCTGGATGTTTTGGTCAAACCAAAAGGGAGCTGTGTTGTCATATTGTACTGAATATGATCCTGTTTCGCACCTTTTTTCAGGTTaaccatttcatttatttattttggttacACCCATTTCATTAATTGGGAGATATGTTTCTCTAAAAGCCATCATCCCGAGTGTCACACTAGCTTCACTCCTAACTATgtgtacatattttttaatttcttttcagGAACAACGGTTTCCTATTTCCCATTCAACTAGAACAATCGGTCACATGAAAAGTATATTTAGTATAAAGCTGTCTCCCTCCCTGCCCCAACATGcacacacaaaaagaaaagaaatcgaATGAGAAGAAAATGCAGATATACATATGAATTGCCCTACTTATTATAACATTACAAGTTCAGTTTCATTTGTTACTTTCTTTAGAATTGTCTCGactaagtactccctccatcctggATTGATCTGTTGCATGagcaaaactgaaaagtttCAAAATGATCATCGCCTAAGCATGCAGACATCAGTTTTGCCCCAGGTGGTATGCATTATCTCCTCGTATCgcatgtatgcatgtaaaTCCCTGCACAATGTTTCTTCTCCACTGATAGAAATTCACTgatcccatgcatgcatgcctgcatGGATTTAATGCATGCATCGCAATGTGGCTTGACCAATGCAACTGACCCATTGTGCCAGGCGTCATTGCTGCTAGACTAAATTCTCCTTGGTCTTGCTGCAAGACTATTATTATGCGACGATCAATCTGGGATagtgggatggagggagtgctAGAATCATACTTTGAGTTTgagcttcaaatttaaagggTGAGGCAACACGCCAACACACCATATACAGCACCTAGATTATTTTTGaggaattatttttatgttgattTGATGCCATATGCCTAATTTGTTTATATGTGTAAGTAGTGCATTAGGTACTAGTAATGTTAAACCATGTGCAACAGGGCAGGTTAAAGTTGCAAAACTATGCCAAGTCATACTAGTCTACCCAAATAAAATGGAAATATGATGCAACTTATTTCGTTCATAACTCACaacaaaaaacatgtataGTGGGGAAAAAAACCTTTGTAATTTTTGGCACAAATACTTTTGATTCACTTGTGATTTCTGGGAATCGTGCAACTTCAGTGGCCTTGTCAAAGAGTATATAAGTGGGAAGATGATCTGCCAAATGAAATTCAAATGACAGTAAGTAACCATTTTGGAAAGAAACAGACCAACAATATTCTGAACAAAATCCAGTAAAGAAATGCAGGCGCTCCAAATCAAGTTGAGAAGAGCAAAATACTGACAAAAATAAGATTAGAAATTTACCCCACATGGATATTCCATACTTTGCTGCAGCATTTGGAAAATGCCCAAGATCAATTATTCCAAATGAAATGTTCTTGTTAGAGTATCTGCATTCACAAAGTGTGGACATGATTACATAAAAGAATACGAAATATACTGTACTCAGGACAAAAAAGGTACTTTGAAGATTATTAACTAATTATCAGACATTAACTGGGAAAGCACTAGTGTCATTACCAACAAATGTATGCATGATAAATGTAATGTAAGTGGAATGGGGctgaaaagttaaaaaaaaacatgaaaatttcACTCTTACAGATAAGTATCAGGCTCTCAGAATAGAATATAGTGCTAATGCCCATTGATAATAGATTTAATTACAGAAAAGGGCCAAAGTAATGATACTGTGATACTGAAGACAATTGTTGAAGAAcatattttagtacaaatagaTGCACAAGGTGAAATAGGAGCAAACAATCAGCAAACAGAAATACTTGCATGTTAGAAAGTTCAGGCAGAACACTGCTTGCTTGTATACATGTTCCCGAAAAGGAAGTCCGGAATTCAACctgttaaaatttttcaaaatgaGCAAATTCTGTTTGGTCCACTCGCATAGTCACATTACTCAATTGAGGCAGTAAAGATATAAATAGGAGTTGGAGATATTTCAAGCTTAGTTACCTAGAGGCCAGATATCTTATGCAAAATGAAAAGGCTAGCAGGAATCAAATTCTTACTGGTaaatgaaaaaggaaaatattatGTGAAGCAAAGTACCAGCCAAAATCGTGTTGCTGGCTCTTCCGTTAGTAGGCCTTCCAGTTGCAATGGGGTCAAATGATTTGAATGacctaaatataaaaaagaaggtGCCTTCAATCCAACTAAGAGGAAACtactatgtttttaaatttagaatagaaAGCAAGGGGAAGTTAACTTAATATACAGAAATACTTCTAATCAATGGAACAAAGGTAATCCagcaatttaattttattcacGTTAAATGAATGCAAGAGTACAGATGCAAATGGGTTGACCCACAGGTACCCATCAACTCACGGTAGTTCCTTTGGCTTACAATTTTCCACCTAGTAATGAAGTAGAAAGTGGGAGGAAAACACAATTTTCATAGAATGGTGAGTTGTGGCATAGGTACCCATAAGTGAGTAAGCTTGTATCCCTATGCGTGAGTATATTCAAATAGAAAACGAATACTGATATTGAACTAGAAGACAGTTTGTGAGCataatttattcaatttaatgGAGTTAAAAACTCATGATCTTGTGTTATATGTTGtccatttttttgcaataCTGGTCACCCCATATAAGCACAGCTTTTAGAACCATTGAGATTATAAACTTAAGGCCTTATATTCCAAGTGGTAGACAATTCACACTAATTTCAGTTGAATTTCAATTGTCTTTGGCTCTTTGCTCATAAAAAGGCTTACCACAAAAGGAACAGGGATAAGGCACGACTGGTCAAGTCAGTTCTGCCTCAATCTATAGCATGGTAAGTATTTCATGTTCAGGGACAATTGGGAAGAAAAGCAACATGTTCAATTATAATTAGCAATTTGTCTCACCCCTCGTACTGGTTTCAAGAGTGAACGGCAATCATTTTACCCCCTCTATTCCAAACTTTAAGCATTTATGTGAATTGAATcttgtactaaaatataagtattttaagCACTATTTACAGTATTATTTATCACATCAATCACttctcattcaaaattcttctcattttatccCCACTTACCCTCCCACTTTCATcaattcctcatttattaagaggcaccatagtcttttcttctcaaccttaatccaTGTTAAATAACCTATAAATGTTtacattttgggacggaggtagtactagtTAGCTACAGATTATTACTGACTCATGTTATATATCAACTTGATTATACTCAAATCAATTAGCAAAATGGTAAACCAGTTAAGCATGCAGCAGGGAAAAGATACTAATGCAAATTATAAGCCATCACATTCGTCCATcagtaataaaattttcaactattGTCTAGTGGGAAATTAGACATATGTTCTCAGTCACATGATAATGCCAGGAAATAACACTGCATGTAATTTCATGATAAAAAAGCAGGTGTATAAAACATACCCAGGCCATCATAAGGTGGCTGTTGTGCAACAGCATATATAACTGCAGGAGAAAATAGTACAAGCTTTCGTCATGAAATTTTCAAAAGATACATttggaaaaagggagaaaaatcACTTGCTTTTGGacacataataataaatataatttcaaaatacAGCTGAAAACTGAAACAGGAAAATTAAGAAACCTCCAAACTGACAGGAGCCAGGAAACCAAAGAGAGGCAAGTAGTCAATCCACAATCAGTGTGCCCAATATTGGATAATCTATCATGCTCAACTCTGACTAGCATATAGGACTCATATGACAAAAACATACACTTGAATATTGTGCGGTGGTGACTGTAAAACCAGATTACCAAATCATGTATGTACTGCACATCACTGGCATCAGCATTGCTACACTACAACAATTAGAATCAATTGCAGTCCCTGATAGGGGATCATGAGGGTGCAAGTAGGCTACAACTCAAGTTTGTTATCTGAGTACGGGAtagcaaactaaacaagttgTTCTCATCCTGCTTGCAAAGTAGGCTATGCATGAAGAAAATGATGGATAATTTACTCATAAAATTGGGCCAAAATTGCATTGCACCTTACATTCCTTGCATATGCTGGCAATGAGGTAGGAAATGTTTTGAGCAATTCTTTGGGAAGAAATTCATCAAGTTTAATGTACAGTTTGAAACAATTTATAAGAGCTGCTATAGTCTAATGGATAGACTAATTTGGCCAAGCACGACAAGATATAATAGTTTCATCAATCAAACAGTGAGACTGATACATGATTCAATACTCCAACTAAATTTGCTGGAGAGCATTATACCATTCTAATTAGAGACAATAGGAGAGCACAATATTTCATTAACATGAACATACATCTAGAGAAAAGCCAAATATAGAATGTACACTGTAAGAACTTAAATAGGAATGGAGTATCCTTTTTAAGTTCCTGCAAAACGTGAAAGGTAAATCAATAGTAAAGGGGGATACTaaatccataaattatttttattgcaatTCAGAGCATGTGTACTACCATTGTGCAATAATATCAcaaaaaacatgataaaatGCATACCAAGAAATCCCAGTAAGTAGGTGATGGTCAGCCAATAATCAATAACCAAAGTAACTGCCAGCAATAATCcctacaaaacaaaataagaagATTAAAAGGAAGATTACAATACTCAGCAATGCTAACTGCACAATGAAACTACGGTTAcgattattataataattaataacacaAGTTCCACTTTCCCCCTACTTTTGCATATTATTAGATATCAAACCAGAAATCAAAACTGATCATTCCACATCAATGAATCATGCGATGAGATTCTGTATCAATGCACCTTGGCATAGAGCAGTGAGTCACCAATGAATGTTTCCCAGTTTTCCTCTTTCACGATCTGCAGAGCATTAAATAGTTTGACttagaaatataaacattaacaAGAGATTTTACTCAGCTAATTTTCCAGATAAGTAGAAAGGGGCACATTTGAGGGATTAAAACTACAATCCCCGCTCTCACCATCCAATTTGTAACAAAACACATAACTgacataaatttaattttcttctaaCATAAAAAGGCAAATATCTTCTCTCAAAAAATGGAAACATCTTGAGGATTTATATGTGATTCGATTTGTTTTTCTGTATAAGTTAAAGGAAGTGCATTGAGGGCTCAAAAGTACAACTTTCCTCCCACTGTCCACTTTGGAGAAAACTCTCATGATTAACATGTAATTTTAATTATCTCCCACACAAGCTAAAGCTCAAAATCCTGATAATTCAAATGATACAGGTGTTATTTCTGCTATCTACAAAGACCAGTTCTTATGAACCAATCCAAAAACTTCACATCCTGATAGCATGCCAATATTATCTTGTTTTACAATGTTTATCtttcacatgaaaaaaatccacctccactaacaaaaatataatgcaCGTGTCATCATCTTTGCATATGTGCAATATATGGGCAAGTAGCTCGAAGTGAACAACATAGCATTGTCATTCATGTCAGGACtagacataaataaaaactccACATGGGACCATTATTGTATTTGCTAATAGCTTCTCTTGTACTCCctcccattttttttgttagatgtTAACCAACGTCTAACATTTgcatatggagggagtatcaaaCAACTAACTATAGACATACACACGGCACCTTAATTGGTTTTTACTCGAGGTTACGAACCAGTGACCACGTTTTGACCAGATTCCACTACAGTAGCAATCCACCACCTTGCCTTCACCTACATTTAGGTTCACTCAAATCTGACATTGTTCAGATTATGCTGATAGTTTGACTGATCCCCTGTGCAAAATCGAAACTAAACTAAATCACTGCCTTTTAGGCTTCAGCATCACGTCACATGATGGCATTACACCTAAATTCACGCAAATCCTAGCTTCCTAGCTCCCCCTCTCACACTACTCCAGATTCAGAATCCTCAATCCAGTACCGTGCTAAAAAAAGTAAGTCAGAAACAGCATTCTTCATGAAATCGCCCTATGGCCGTACCTTGACGACGAAGAGCACGAGGAACGCGAGCACCGCCTGGATCTCCTGCAGAGAACACACCAACCAACCACCGATCCTCATGAGCCGAAACAGTTCAAGGGCCACAAAAACGGCACGATCTGGGTCCCGTTTACACTTGAAGTTCGGTACCCCGACTCacccggcggaggaggcggctggggagctcgccgccgtcgtcgggcgAGAGCACCGTGCTGCGTGCCGCGAAGTAGGAGAAGAAGGCGACGAGGTGGAGGAAGTAGTAAGGCTCGGAGATGGCCAGGTCGAGCCACGGGAACGGGTGGCTCCGCCTGCTCGgccccgcgctcgccgccggcgccgacgcctccgtcgccgtcgcaacCTCCATCTCCTCCTACTCGAGTACGAAATTACGAAATGAAAACGTATTTATGTTTTACGCCTTGGATTGCACGCGAGGACATGGATTACGCCTCCGAGTCGAGCTTACGTATTTGTGAATTACGTCTTCTGGTGCGATTCTCTTGTCTCATTGACAGGTGCGCCCAAGTAGTTACACGTGGCCTCGTCTTCCTCCGTTGCTAATAAACCCAAAAGGCCACTGCTCTGCTCGTCCACTAGGGtttctcctcgccgccgccaccgggatCCGCGATGAGCGCCTCCAGGCCGGACCACCGGCGGCACCACCCGCCGTTTCTCCGTGACCTCTCCTCGCCGGTGTCCTCGGCGGTCCGCCTGCCCCCGGCCTCGCTCCGGCGGGAGACCCAGGCCTcgaccccaccgccgccgccgccgccgccgctgctcttCCTCGACGACCTCTCCCACCAGTCCCCCTCCCCGAAGCCGTACACCCCTCCCCAGGCGGCCGCGAGCCCCTCGCCTCTGCCCCATCGCGGCGGCCTCTTCGCCTCCCCGCTGCGCGCCAACGGgtcccccgcccccgccgcgtgGTGGTCCCCCTCGAGGGAGGAGAGCGCCAGGGAGGGCTCACCGGTGGATGGCGTCGtccagcagccgccgccgcagcagcagcagtctccgacgacggcgtcagGGCAGCagtcgcagcagcagcagaaggtGACGCTCATCACGCTGCCACCGCCCAGGGAGGTTGCGCGGCCGGAGATGCCGAGGGATTCGACGCCTGCCGCTGGCCGGGtcgacgaggaggagtgggTCACCGTTTTTGGGTACGTGGCCTCTCCTCTTGTTACCATAGGACGAATAAGTTGCAAATGTGATGAAATTTGTGGTTTTGGATTCATATAGTTGTGTGCCTCATTTAAATTAGATTTGCATAGTACTACAAAGTATAAGTGATTGTCTAAGTTGATGAATGTGTAATGTGTATGCAATCGGTAGTATTATCTTCTGTTATAGTTGAATTGATATGGTGAAGTAGAGAGTAGATATCCATGTGGTGATGTATTTCAGTATTTGGGAAAATTAAGGTTTTGAGTGTAGGAAGTTGGAAAGGAGAATCCAAAAATTTAGTCTGCGGATC
This is a stretch of genomic DNA from Oryza brachyantha chromosome 1, ObraRS2, whole genome shotgun sequence. It encodes these proteins:
- the LOC102704281 gene encoding thioredoxin-related transmembrane protein 2, with the translated sequence MEVATATEASAPAASAGPSRRSHPFPWLDLAISEPYYFLHLVAFFSYFAARSTVLSPDDGGELPSRLLRREIQAVLAFLVLFVVKIVKEENWETFIGDSLLYAKGLLLAVTLVIDYWLTITYLLGFLVIYAVAQQPPYDGLGHSNHLTPLQLEGLLTEEPATRFWLVEFRTSFSGTCIQASSVLPELSNIYSNKNISFGIIDLGHFPNAAAKYGISMWDHLPTYILFDKATEVARFPEITSESKVFVPKITKKLLCQHFNLDRRLIEYLSR
- the LOC102703355 gene encoding nuclear pore complex protein NUP35 translates to MSASRPDHRRHHPPFLRDLSSPVSSAVRLPPASLRRETQASTPPPPPPPPLLFLDDLSHQSPSPKPYTPPQAAASPSPLPHRGGLFASPLRANGSPAPAAWWSPSREESAREGSPVDGVVQQPPPQQQQSPTTASGQQSQQQQKVTLITLPPPREVARPEMPRDSTPAAGRVDEEEWVTVFGFLPGDTNLVLREFEKCGIVLRHVPGPRDANWMHILYQSRYDAQKALAKHGEQLNSVLIIGVKQVDPWQRQYLNENINENFQVGATVPFPSQTVAPSSFTTRNALAPLPSNSMPNGISNGSGRGASGAIASPTKSVLSKVMDLMFGL